One window of Aerococcus tenax genomic DNA carries:
- a CDS encoding Cof-type HAD-IIB family hydrolase, translating into MLELIVSDMDGTLLDGTMHIHPRNREAIMHTYQLGIPFIVATGRNFHEAKVLLDEAGIRCPIIGLNGAILFDREGEVEYEIDLDDQVAKEIILYGREHGYYMEAMTSKNVYSNSKHQRLHYIADMIQRMSPELSFEETLSRASQSNEVNSIEYIDDLTDLIEKEGQHILKLVFIHEKGPQVLHPIQQELSQRYDNIYITSSFKSNLEISAKTANKGGAVAKYCQAHGYNPKNIMAIGDNLNDLKMLEMAGYSFAMANADPAVKEIADYVTGPHNEGGVADAIYKALDLSQTNTQWEKAPYGD; encoded by the coding sequence ATGCTGGAATTAATTGTTTCTGATATGGACGGAACATTGTTGGACGGGACCATGCACATCCATCCACGCAATCGTGAGGCCATCATGCATACCTACCAATTAGGTATCCCATTTATCGTTGCTACCGGAAGAAACTTCCACGAAGCCAAGGTACTATTAGACGAAGCTGGTATTCGTTGCCCGATTATCGGTTTAAATGGTGCTATTCTTTTTGACCGAGAAGGTGAGGTAGAGTATGAAATTGACTTAGATGACCAAGTCGCTAAAGAGATTATTCTCTATGGACGTGAACATGGCTATTACATGGAAGCCATGACTTCAAAGAACGTCTACTCCAATTCAAAGCACCAACGCCTTCATTATATTGCAGATATGATTCAAAGAATGTCTCCTGAATTGAGCTTTGAAGAAACCCTTAGTCGGGCCAGCCAATCGAATGAGGTTAACTCAATTGAATATATTGATGATTTAACTGACCTCATTGAAAAAGAAGGCCAGCACATCCTCAAATTAGTCTTTATTCATGAAAAGGGACCGCAAGTCCTCCACCCGATTCAGCAGGAATTAAGTCAGCGCTATGATAACATTTATATTACCTCTTCTTTTAAGTCAAACTTGGAAATTTCAGCTAAGACAGCCAATAAAGGTGGGGCTGTCGCCAAGTACTGCCAAGCCCATGGCTATAATCCTAAAAATATCATGGCTATTGGGGATAATTTGAATGATCTAAAAATGCTGGAAATGGCTGGCTATAGCTTCGCCATGGCTAATGCTGATCCCGCCGTTAAAGAAATTGCTGACTATGTCACCGGTCCTCATAACGAAGGCGGGGTCGCTGATGCCATCTATAAAGCCCTGGATTTGAGTCAGACTAATACACAATGGGAAAAAGCACCCTATGGCGACTAA
- a CDS encoding ABC-F family ATP-binding cassette domain-containing protein: MLQVSNVSLHFSDRKLYDNVNLKFNPGNCYGIIGANGAGKSTFLKILSGEIAPSTGEVSKEANERISVLNQDHFAFEEYSPIDTVIMGNKELYQIREEKDAIYAKSDFSEEDGIRAGELEAQFAEMNGWEAESEASQLLQGLGIAEDKHYQLMSELEERDKVKVLLAQALFGNPDILLLDEPTNGLDADSIEWLAEYIINFPNAVIVVSHDRYFLNQVCTHICDVDFGKIKLYVGNYDFWKQSSELAAKLQADANAKKEEKVKELKAFIARFSANASKSKQATSRKKMLDKIELDDIQPSSRKYPYVGFEPEREIGNDVLTVEGLSKTIDGVKVLDNITFHLKNDDKVAFVSRNDVAVTTLFQILMGEMEPDSGSFKWGVTTSQSYLPRDTSKEFENSDQSILQWLFQYAKTPEEQDNTFLRSFLGRMLFSGDDVNKHVNVLSGGEKVRCMLSKMMLSKANVLVMDNPTNHLDLESISSLNDGLIRFKGVLLFSSHDREFLSTIANRVIHVSPNGLVDRIDTGYEEYLNNEDTQARVNALYQD, translated from the coding sequence ATGTTACAAGTTTCAAATGTTAGCCTACATTTTTCTGACCGCAAACTTTATGACAATGTCAATCTAAAATTTAATCCCGGAAATTGCTACGGTATCATCGGTGCCAATGGGGCCGGTAAGTCAACCTTCCTTAAAATCCTATCGGGAGAAATTGCCCCTTCTACTGGTGAAGTCAGTAAAGAAGCCAATGAGCGCATTTCGGTCTTGAACCAAGACCACTTTGCCTTTGAAGAATATAGCCCAATTGATACAGTCATCATGGGAAATAAAGAACTCTACCAAATAAGAGAAGAGAAAGATGCCATTTATGCAAAAAGTGACTTCAGTGAAGAAGATGGTATTCGCGCCGGTGAACTTGAAGCCCAATTTGCGGAAATGAACGGTTGGGAGGCTGAATCCGAAGCTTCTCAATTACTCCAAGGTTTAGGAATTGCAGAAGACAAACACTATCAACTGATGAGTGAACTCGAAGAACGCGATAAAGTTAAGGTACTCTTAGCTCAAGCCCTCTTTGGAAATCCTGATATTCTCTTACTCGACGAACCAACCAATGGTTTAGATGCGGATTCTATCGAATGGCTAGCTGAATATATTATTAACTTTCCTAATGCAGTTATCGTGGTTTCCCATGACCGCTATTTCTTAAACCAAGTATGTACCCATATCTGTGATGTTGACTTTGGTAAAATTAAACTTTACGTGGGGAACTATGACTTTTGGAAGCAATCCAGTGAGTTAGCAGCCAAATTACAAGCCGATGCCAATGCTAAAAAGGAAGAAAAGGTCAAAGAATTAAAGGCTTTTATCGCCCGTTTCTCAGCCAATGCTTCCAAATCAAAGCAAGCAACTTCTCGTAAGAAAATGCTGGATAAGATCGAGCTCGATGATATTCAACCATCTAGCCGTAAGTATCCCTATGTTGGCTTTGAACCAGAACGTGAAATTGGTAATGACGTCTTAACCGTTGAAGGTCTCTCTAAGACAATCGATGGCGTCAAAGTGTTAGACAATATTACCTTCCACCTGAAAAATGATGATAAGGTAGCCTTTGTCAGTCGCAATGATGTCGCTGTTACTACCCTTTTCCAAATTTTAATGGGTGAAATGGAGCCGGATTCAGGTAGCTTCAAGTGGGGGGTTACCACCAGTCAAAGTTACCTGCCGCGTGACACCTCAAAAGAGTTTGAAAATAGTGACCAATCAATATTACAATGGCTCTTCCAATACGCTAAGACGCCCGAAGAACAAGACAATACCTTCTTGAGAAGCTTCTTAGGTCGCATGCTCTTTTCCGGTGATGACGTGAATAAACACGTCAATGTGCTATCTGGGGGCGAAAAAGTCCGCTGTATGCTCTCTAAAATGATGCTGTCTAAGGCTAACGTCCTGGTTATGGATAATCCGACTAACCACCTTGACCTGGAATCGATTTCCAGCTTGAATGATGGCTTAATCCGCTTTAAAGGCGTCCTGTTATTCTCATCCCACGATAGAGAATTTCTCTCAACCATTGCTAACCGGGTGATTCATGTCAGTCCTAACGGCTTGGTTGACCGGATTGATACCGGTTATGAAGAATATTTAAACAATGAAGATACTCAAGCCAGAGTTAACGCCTTATACCAAGATTAA
- a CDS encoding HAD family hydrolase, with protein sequence MKSVVIFDMDGTLIDTESVYLKAYQEVFQARGIEFTDQEYIDQHAGRTAAACLQALVEKTGSQDLAKTLFNEAEQRFVEIEAESGIDNKAGLLETLEALKDMEVTIHVASSSNRSEVISRLKGAGISSYIDGFTSGDEVTHSKPHPEIFLKALEKTGQSKDSALIIEDSVAGVEAGFRSGIDTIMVPDLVAASEKNKAQALAIVDRLDDILNYVK encoded by the coding sequence GTGAAATCAGTTGTTATCTTTGATATGGACGGAACCTTAATTGATACAGAATCTGTCTATCTTAAGGCCTATCAAGAGGTTTTTCAAGCGCGAGGAATAGAATTTACCGATCAGGAATACATTGACCAGCATGCTGGTCGAACAGCAGCAGCCTGCTTACAGGCCCTAGTGGAAAAAACGGGCAGCCAAGATTTAGCCAAAACGCTTTTCAATGAAGCTGAGCAAAGATTTGTTGAAATTGAGGCTGAATCCGGTATCGACAATAAAGCCGGTTTACTAGAGACTCTCGAGGCTCTTAAAGACATGGAAGTTACCATCCATGTGGCTTCTTCCAGTAACCGCTCAGAAGTGATTTCTAGGTTAAAAGGAGCTGGAATTAGTTCATATATCGATGGGTTTACTTCTGGGGATGAAGTCACACATTCTAAGCCTCATCCTGAAATCTTTTTAAAGGCCTTAGAGAAGACGGGGCAAAGTAAGGATAGTGCTTTAATTATTGAAGACTCCGTAGCGGGGGTTGAAGCTGGTTTTCGTTCGGGAATCGATACCATCATGGTGCCTGACTTAGTCGCAGCTAGTGAGAAAAATAAGGCGCAGGCGCTTGCCATTGTTGACCGCCTAGACGATATCCTTAACTATGTCAAATAA
- a CDS encoding amino acid ABC transporter permease, translating to MNWDFIIDTFFASLKGIPVTLSIMLVAVLFSIAPALLFALALQRELPVISKFIQVYLAIIRATPLIVLILFFYSLLPSLLNQFTNLIHVKVDVFNFNPIIYAYIIFSLIALASLTEIFRSALMAVDYGQWEAALSAGLSPWKSFERIIFPQLLKVALPSFINLIIELVKGTSLVFVMTVQDITAIAKTAAAYSYNFTSAYIVIFVIYLILCGLIQYLGQVINKYYLSHA from the coding sequence ATGAATTGGGATTTTATTATTGATACATTTTTTGCTTCCTTAAAAGGAATTCCTGTGACCCTTAGTATTATGCTGGTAGCGGTATTATTTTCTATCGCCCCTGCTTTATTGTTTGCCTTAGCTTTACAGAGGGAGCTGCCAGTCATTAGTAAGTTTATTCAAGTTTACTTAGCGATCATACGTGCTACTCCCTTAATTGTTCTTATTCTGTTCTTTTACAGTTTACTGCCTAGTCTTTTAAATCAATTCACCAATTTAATTCATGTTAAGGTGGACGTCTTTAATTTTAATCCGATTATCTATGCCTACATTATCTTCTCCTTAATTGCGCTAGCTTCCTTAACCGAGATTTTTCGCTCTGCTTTAATGGCTGTTGATTATGGCCAGTGGGAGGCAGCCCTAAGTGCCGGTTTAAGTCCTTGGAAAAGTTTTGAAAGAATTATTTTTCCGCAATTGCTTAAAGTTGCTCTACCTTCATTTATTAATTTGATTATTGAACTGGTTAAGGGAACTTCTTTAGTTTTTGTGATGACGGTGCAAGATATCACAGCTATTGCAAAGACGGCAGCAGCCTATTCCTATAATTTTACCAGTGCTTATATTGTTATCTTTGTTATTTATTTAATACTTTGTGGCTTAATTCAATATCTTGGACAGGTCATTAATAAGTATTATCTATCCCATGCCTAG
- a CDS encoding ATP-binding cassette domain-containing protein — protein MDDVLNWISKLADQGTTMVVVTHEMSFARHVADHIVFMGQRKIIEENDPLTFFQKFQREIIQDFLEAIASY, from the coding sequence GTGGATGATGTTTTAAACTGGATTAGCAAACTGGCTGACCAAGGCACGACCATGGTGGTAGTTACTCATGAAATGTCCTTTGCCCGCCATGTCGCTGATCACATTGTCTTTATGGGCCAAAGAAAAATCATTGAAGAAAATGATCCGCTTACTTTCTTTCAGAAATTCCAAAGAGAAATAATCCAAGATTTTCTTGAGGCAATCGCTAGCTACTAA
- a CDS encoding low molecular weight protein-tyrosine-phosphatase: MATKSPNWQKLKERLKSNWQKLIAPKGKSILFVCLANICRSPLAEALLREKIKQAHFSQSIKVDSASIENWRNGDKADSRVIQLLKEHHIPYHGLKSRLLKPMDAKRFDLIICMDTTIYDATRERLGESYFAKIVPFSHFLEDQADVDDPMLTKDFQTTYQQIDRGTDKIIHYLQNNTMNQSASDSKIQ; the protein is encoded by the coding sequence ATGGCGACTAAGTCCCCTAACTGGCAGAAGCTTAAAGAGCGGCTAAAGTCTAACTGGCAAAAATTAATTGCCCCAAAAGGCAAAAGCATACTTTTTGTGTGTTTGGCTAATATTTGTCGTTCTCCATTAGCAGAAGCCCTGCTACGTGAAAAAATTAAGCAAGCCCACTTCTCGCAGTCCATAAAAGTTGATTCCGCTTCCATTGAAAATTGGCGCAATGGTGATAAGGCGGATTCTCGTGTAATACAGCTGCTCAAGGAACATCACATACCCTATCATGGACTAAAGAGTCGCCTTCTCAAGCCCATGGATGCTAAGCGTTTCGACTTGATTATCTGTATGGATACTACTATCTATGATGCCACTAGAGAGCGTCTGGGAGAAAGTTATTTTGCTAAAATCGTCCCCTTCTCTCATTTTCTTGAAGACCAAGCTGACGTTGATGATCCGATGTTAACCAAAGACTTTCAAACCACCTACCAACAAATTGACCGAGGAACTGATAAAATTATTCACTACCTCCAAAATAATACAATGAATCAATCAGCCAGTGATAGTAAAATTCAATAA
- a CDS encoding ABC transporter ATP-binding protein: MKYIWSYIKPFKKELIFIFLGMLMFSVVNLGLPTMLAMIIDNALIPGDLSNLYFFLAIMLFISCLGIAGQIFGSYFISKLSTMMTMNLRNDLFKKMLKLSHHEFQDYGVPSLTNRMTSDAFILMQFTQMTLRTLATAPVMIIISIYMITRTSPELGLYVFPVAPMIVAMIIIIAWLTLPISRAQQKTLDSINRILRENITGTRVVRAFNREQFFEERFEEVNHTYRQYSSRLFKTMAITPSLFSLIMNITIILIVWFGAGFAARGSVQVGTLVAFIEYVWLALFSLTIFANIFMMYPRAVVSAGRLDEVMHTPITVPHPENPIMETDGSGRLEFNHVDFAYPDADEPVLRDISFSSKAGETIAFIGSTGSGKSTIVKLIPRFYDVSSGEIKLDGIDIRDLDLQVLRSKIGYTPQKANLFSGQIATNLRYGKFDADEEDMDHATSIAQASEFINRLATRYHTELTEGGTNLSGGQRQRLSIARSIIGDREIYIFDDSFSALDYKTDAAVRQALKEETKDATTIIIAQRVGTIINADQIIVLDHGQIAAKGTHKELLKSSPLYYEIASSQLTKEELEYGE; the protein is encoded by the coding sequence ATGAAATATATTTGGTCTTATATCAAACCCTTTAAGAAAGAGTTAATATTTATCTTCCTGGGTATGTTGATGTTTTCAGTGGTTAACCTGGGTTTACCGACCATGTTAGCAATGATTATTGATAACGCATTAATACCAGGTGACTTATCCAACCTTTACTTTTTCCTAGCAATTATGCTCTTTATTTCTTGTTTAGGGATTGCTGGACAGATTTTTGGTTCTTATTTTATTAGTAAGTTGTCAACGATGATGACAATGAATTTGCGTAATGATTTATTTAAAAAAATGCTTAAGCTTTCTCATCACGAGTTTCAAGATTACGGGGTACCCTCTTTAACCAACCGGATGACTTCCGATGCTTTTATCCTCATGCAGTTTACTCAAATGACGCTTAGGACCTTGGCAACTGCACCAGTGATGATCATTATTAGTATTTATATGATCACACGGACTTCGCCCGAATTAGGTTTGTATGTTTTTCCCGTGGCTCCTATGATAGTAGCCATGATTATCATTATTGCCTGGTTAACCTTACCGATTTCCCGTGCCCAACAAAAAACCTTAGATAGTATTAACCGGATTCTCAGAGAAAATATTACTGGTACTCGAGTCGTTCGTGCCTTTAACCGGGAACAATTTTTCGAAGAACGTTTTGAAGAAGTCAACCATACTTACCGGCAATACTCTAGTCGTCTGTTTAAAACCATGGCCATTACGCCCTCTCTCTTTTCTTTAATCATGAATATTACTATCATATTAATCGTCTGGTTTGGTGCCGGTTTTGCCGCTAGGGGGAGTGTTCAAGTAGGGACCTTAGTCGCCTTTATTGAGTACGTATGGCTAGCCCTCTTCTCCTTAACCATTTTTGCTAATATTTTCATGATGTATCCACGAGCAGTTGTTTCAGCAGGGCGGCTCGATGAAGTCATGCATACACCAATAACCGTCCCTCACCCTGAAAATCCGATTATGGAGACTGATGGTAGTGGACGCTTAGAATTTAACCATGTCGATTTTGCCTATCCTGATGCAGACGAACCAGTTCTAAGAGATATTAGTTTTTCTTCAAAGGCTGGTGAAACCATCGCCTTTATCGGTTCTACGGGTTCAGGGAAATCAACTATTGTAAAGTTAATCCCCCGTTTTTACGATGTCTCCAGTGGTGAAATTAAGCTCGATGGTATCGATATCCGCGACTTAGACTTGCAAGTATTACGTTCAAAAATTGGTTATACCCCTCAAAAGGCCAATCTCTTCTCTGGTCAAATTGCCACCAACCTTCGCTATGGTAAGTTTGATGCGGACGAGGAAGACATGGACCACGCGACTTCGATCGCACAGGCTAGTGAATTTATCAATCGGCTAGCGACTCGTTACCACACCGAATTGACCGAAGGCGGCACTAATTTATCAGGTGGCCAGCGCCAACGCCTATCCATTGCCCGTTCAATTATTGGGGACCGGGAAATATATATATTTGATGATAGTTTTTCCGCGCTGGATTATAAAACTGACGCTGCTGTACGCCAAGCGCTTAAGGAAGAAACGAAAGACGCGACAACAATTATTATTGCCCAACGAGTCGGTACCATCATCAATGCTGATCAAATTATCGTTTTAGACCATGGGCAAATCGCCGCAAAAGGCACCCACAAGGAACTATTAAAGTCATCTCCGCTATATTATGAAATTGCTTCGTCACAACTTACCAAGGAGGAATTAGAATATGGAGAATAA
- a CDS encoding transporter substrate-binding domain-containing protein: MKNKKLFIGILVAVVVVLASFLIRNRSNEPSKENARNVKVAFWQNYYPYNFVNDKGEADGYEVAVFREVEKKLPQYHFDFVPTSNEDLLIGLESGKYDAGIKGCWYTDERAKKFIIPKNYHGASVIGLTIRSEDKDKYKNIDDFAKAKGRLVPISPQNGQYDVIQDYNKKNPDHPIDLVPADQFDLSDAYGWVLEGRYDAYFSIDLSYKKSVEDEDGPYHDKADQLTYVTYKGIPIYPLFERTDENEQLVKDYDQAIKELREDGTLEKLSQQYLNKNVFDYIKD, encoded by the coding sequence ATGAAAAATAAAAAATTATTTATCGGTATTTTAGTGGCGGTAGTCGTTGTATTAGCCAGCTTCTTAATCAGAAACCGAAGTAATGAACCAAGTAAAGAAAATGCACGCAATGTGAAGGTTGCTTTTTGGCAAAATTATTATCCCTATAATTTCGTGAATGATAAGGGCGAAGCCGATGGTTATGAGGTTGCCGTTTTTAGAGAAGTTGAAAAGAAGTTGCCTCAGTACCACTTTGACTTTGTCCCAACATCTAATGAAGACTTACTCATTGGCTTAGAGTCAGGTAAGTATGACGCAGGGATTAAAGGATGCTGGTATACCGATGAGCGGGCTAAGAAGTTTATTATTCCGAAAAACTATCATGGGGCCAGTGTGATTGGGCTGACCATTCGTTCTGAAGATAAGGATAAATATAAAAACATCGATGATTTCGCTAAGGCTAAGGGGAGATTAGTTCCTATTTCGCCACAAAACGGTCAATATGATGTGATTCAAGATTATAATAAAAAGAATCCTGATCATCCTATTGATTTGGTTCCTGCTGATCAATTTGACTTATCCGATGCCTATGGTTGGGTGCTTGAAGGACGTTATGATGCTTACTTCTCTATTGACCTATCCTATAAAAAGTCTGTAGAAGATGAAGATGGTCCTTACCATGATAAAGCTGATCAATTGACCTACGTGACTTATAAAGGGATTCCAATCTATCCATTATTTGAACGGACTGATGAAAATGAACAATTAGTCAAAGATTATGATCAAGCGATTAAAGAACTCCGTGAAGATGGTACATTAGAAAAATTATCCCAACAATACTTAAATAAAAATGTATTTGATTATATTAAAGATTAA
- a CDS encoding uroporphyrinogen decarboxylase family protein → MSKKELVKTVFDGHQAERTPVGFWHHFVEDVYHANALKDDQIKPANLAGHQQFLKDIEPDYIKIMTDGYFQYPNEKLQKAEHLSEVGEIEPLANDDPWIQEQIQFAKEVEALHNNQLYSFYNIFGPLTTFKILYDDQDERVSRFYQEDPELFAKILKVIAGDIQKVIEGILSETTVDGIYYSTQDLQTDDFTDQDFIELVKPLDTALLNRAKELKPHHILHVCGYLGAHNRLEKFADYPASAVNWATGPEKLSIEDGKKIFKDKVVVGGFQNTADDLIYKGTEEEIKAYTKQLIKEAGDTPYVIGADCTIPADTPREHFEWVRQASIEEAAENEK, encoded by the coding sequence ATGAGTAAGAAGGAATTAGTAAAAACAGTCTTTGATGGCCATCAAGCTGAGCGAACACCGGTTGGTTTCTGGCACCACTTTGTAGAAGATGTTTACCATGCTAATGCGTTGAAAGATGATCAAATCAAACCAGCTAATTTAGCTGGCCACCAACAATTTCTTAAGGACATTGAGCCTGACTATATAAAGATAATGACTGATGGTTATTTTCAATATCCTAATGAAAAGTTACAAAAAGCTGAGCATTTATCGGAAGTTGGAGAAATTGAACCGCTAGCAAATGATGATCCTTGGATTCAAGAACAAATTCAGTTTGCCAAGGAGGTCGAAGCCCTACACAATAACCAATTGTATAGTTTTTATAATATTTTCGGTCCATTAACTACCTTCAAAATCTTATATGATGACCAAGATGAACGTGTCAGCCGGTTCTATCAGGAAGATCCTGAACTTTTCGCAAAAATTTTAAAAGTCATTGCGGGAGATATTCAAAAGGTCATTGAAGGAATCTTATCAGAGACTACCGTTGACGGGATCTATTACTCTACTCAAGATTTACAAACCGATGATTTTACTGACCAAGACTTTATTGAACTGGTTAAGCCATTGGATACTGCTTTATTAAATCGTGCTAAAGAACTTAAACCTCACCATATCCTCCATGTTTGTGGTTACTTAGGCGCCCATAACCGATTAGAAAAATTTGCTGACTATCCAGCCAGTGCGGTTAATTGGGCAACTGGGCCGGAAAAATTATCGATTGAAGACGGCAAGAAGATCTTTAAAGATAAGGTTGTTGTGGGTGGTTTCCAAAATACAGCAGATGACCTCATCTACAAGGGAACAGAGGAAGAAATTAAGGCTTATACCAAGCAATTAATTAAAGAAGCTGGTGATACACCTTATGTGATTGGCGCAGATTGTACCATTCCAGCAGATACACCAAGAGAACATTTTGAATGGGTTCGCCAAGCAAGTATAGAGGAGGCAGCTGAAAATGAAAAATAA
- a CDS encoding amino acid ABC transporter ATP-binding protein has translation MLNVKNIHKSFLGQKILKGIDLTVDSGDVIAILGPSGSGKTTLLRCLNFLEKADHGEFGLLGKHYDLSKITRKEILKIRQHIGFVFQNYNLFNNKTVLENLLEPLVTARGWAKDEAVARSEEILDWVGMAKLKDRYPNQLSGGQQQRVGIARAIAPSPDLILFDEPTSALDPELVDGVLNIMTELAKKGTTMVVVTHEMSFAKNVADHIIFMEQGEVIEEGDPYSFFNAQKNQRVHKFLNVLDRF, from the coding sequence ATGTTGAATGTTAAAAATATCCACAAATCCTTTCTTGGTCAAAAAATATTGAAAGGAATTGATTTAACGGTTGATTCCGGAGATGTGATTGCTATTTTGGGCCCTAGTGGGTCAGGAAAGACCACCCTTTTACGGTGCTTAAACTTCTTAGAAAAGGCAGATCATGGTGAATTTGGCCTCTTAGGAAAGCATTATGACTTAAGCAAAATTACTCGAAAAGAAATTTTGAAGATTAGACAACATATTGGTTTTGTTTTTCAAAATTATAATTTGTTTAATAATAAAACGGTTTTAGAAAACCTGCTAGAACCCCTGGTTACAGCGCGAGGCTGGGCTAAGGATGAAGCAGTTGCTCGAAGTGAAGAAATCCTTGACTGGGTAGGGATGGCTAAACTCAAGGATCGCTATCCTAATCAACTCTCGGGAGGACAACAACAAAGAGTGGGGATCGCTAGAGCAATCGCACCTAGTCCTGATCTCATCCTCTTTGATGAACCGACTTCAGCTTTAGACCCGGAATTAGTCGATGGGGTTTTAAATATTATGACTGAACTTGCTAAAAAGGGAACTACCATGGTCGTTGTGACCCATGAAATGTCCTTTGCTAAGAATGTTGCTGATCATATTATATTTATGGAGCAGGGAGAAGTGATTGAAGAGGGGGATCCTTACAGTTTCTTTAACGCTCAGAAAAATCAAAGAGTACATAAATTCCTCAATGTCTTAGATCGCTTTTAA
- a CDS encoding amino acid ABC transporter permease produces the protein MVNFDVKSIFPLFKELIPFIPVSLFILIISFTLGNLLGVILAYGLEAKQRWYQQITKSYIFIMRCTPPIVMIFLVFYGLPQLLKWWLKINIHDFSQAVFVIIALTLLYGANISVVFKASYDAVNKGQREAGLALGLSEARTFFRIILPQALRIALPNIGNSTVSLLKNTALAYTIGLIDVMGAGQLFINRNMGNFSLETDLAVAIIYWIIAGLIMVSIHLVEKEISKGEV, from the coding sequence ATGGTTAATTTTGATGTAAAATCCATATTCCCTTTATTTAAGGAATTGATACCATTTATACCAGTATCATTATTTATATTAATTATTTCCTTTACCCTTGGCAATTTACTAGGAGTTATTCTAGCTTATGGCTTAGAGGCAAAGCAAAGATGGTATCAGCAAATAACGAAGTCTTATATATTTATTATGCGCTGTACGCCACCGATAGTGATGATATTTCTAGTATTTTATGGGTTACCCCAGCTATTGAAGTGGTGGCTTAAGATTAACATTCATGATTTCTCACAAGCAGTCTTTGTCATTATTGCCTTAACTTTGCTATATGGAGCCAATATTTCTGTTGTGTTCAAAGCAAGTTATGATGCGGTCAATAAGGGACAAAGGGAGGCTGGCTTAGCTTTGGGCCTGTCAGAAGCTAGGACTTTCTTTAGAATTATACTGCCTCAAGCCTTAAGGATTGCCCTACCAAATATTGGTAACTCGACGGTTTCTTTATTAAAAAACACTGCCCTAGCTTATACCATTGGATTAATTGATGTCATGGGGGCAGGACAATTATTTATTAATCGAAATATGGGTAATTTTTCCTTAGAAACTGATTTGGCAGTAGCCATTATCTATTGGATTATTGCTGGATTAATTATGGTTTCTATTCATCTAGTAGAAAAAGAAATTTCTAAAGGGGAGGTATAG